The Burkholderia mayonis genome window below encodes:
- a CDS encoding cell division protein FtsQ/DivIB, with translation MWNNVRQLNFAASALYALLLLVLAAAGCYWLIQRPAFALREIRIDGDTEHINAPTVRAGVVGRLKGNFFTVDLDLARSAFEQMPWVRHASVRRVWPNALAVTLEEYKPLGTWGNDQLVSVDGELFTANQGELDEELPVFDGPEGSAKEVVARYRDFAKWFAPIHATPEEVTLSPRYAWTVKLSNGMQVELGRERNSDSLPDRIQRLVAAWPSVTQRWGSDIEYADLRYPNGFAIRAAGMRFLSDTDKGKK, from the coding sequence ATGTGGAATAACGTTCGCCAACTCAACTTTGCCGCCAGCGCGTTGTACGCGCTGCTGCTGCTCGTGTTGGCGGCGGCCGGCTGCTATTGGCTGATCCAGCGCCCGGCATTCGCGCTGCGCGAGATCCGGATCGACGGCGACACCGAGCACATCAACGCACCGACCGTGCGCGCAGGCGTCGTCGGGCGGCTGAAGGGCAACTTCTTCACCGTCGATCTCGACCTCGCGCGGAGCGCGTTCGAGCAGATGCCGTGGGTGCGCCACGCGAGCGTGCGCCGGGTGTGGCCGAACGCGCTCGCCGTCACGCTCGAGGAATACAAGCCGCTCGGGACGTGGGGCAACGACCAGCTCGTGAGCGTCGACGGCGAGCTCTTCACAGCGAACCAGGGCGAGCTCGACGAAGAACTGCCCGTGTTCGACGGGCCCGAGGGCAGCGCGAAGGAAGTCGTCGCGCGCTATCGCGACTTCGCGAAATGGTTTGCGCCGATTCACGCGACGCCGGAGGAAGTGACGCTGTCGCCGCGCTACGCGTGGACGGTGAAGCTGTCGAACGGCATGCAGGTCGAACTCGGCCGGGAGCGCAACAGCGATTCGCTGCCCGATCGGATCCAGCGCCTCGTCGCCGCGTGGCCGTCCGTCACGCAGCGCTGGGGCAGCGACATCGAGTACGCGGATCTGCGTTATCCGAACGGATTCGCGATCCGCGCGGCGGGCATGCGGTTCCTGAGCGACACCGACAAGGGCAAGAAGTAA
- the ftsA gene encoding cell division protein FtsA, with protein sequence MSKDYKDLLVALDIGTSKVVAVVAELKGEGHYEVIGLGQSESKGLKKGVVVNIEATVQSIQRALEEAELMADCKITNVFTGIAGSHIRSFNSSGMVAIKEKEVTQTDVARVIETAKAINIPTDQQVLHILTQEFIIDGQEDVREPIGMSGIRLEVKVHIVTGAVSAAQNIVKCVRRCGLEVNDLILQPLASSLAVLTEDEKDLGVVLVDIGGGTTDIAIFAEGAIRHTAVIPIAGDQITSDIAMALRTPTPDAEDIKVGYGIAKQALADPDEMVEVPGLGERGPRTLSRQALAAVIEPRVEELFSLVQQVVRESGYEELLSSGVVLTGGAAMMPGMVELGEDIFLKPVRIGAPEYAGGLADVVRNPRYSTAMGLLVEGSAQRMRGRKVAVQSGSAGQIFSRMKEWFLSNF encoded by the coding sequence ATGAGCAAAGACTACAAGGATCTGCTGGTTGCCCTCGACATCGGCACGTCGAAGGTGGTGGCCGTCGTCGCCGAGCTGAAGGGCGAGGGCCACTATGAGGTCATCGGCCTCGGCCAGAGCGAGTCGAAGGGGCTGAAGAAAGGCGTGGTGGTGAACATCGAGGCCACCGTGCAATCGATTCAGCGCGCGCTCGAGGAAGCCGAGCTGATGGCCGATTGCAAGATCACCAACGTCTTCACTGGCATCGCCGGCAGCCACATCCGCAGCTTCAACTCGAGCGGGATGGTCGCGATCAAGGAGAAGGAGGTCACGCAAACCGACGTCGCGCGCGTGATCGAAACCGCGAAGGCGATCAACATTCCGACCGACCAGCAGGTGCTGCACATCCTCACGCAGGAATTCATCATCGACGGCCAGGAGGACGTGCGCGAGCCGATCGGCATGAGCGGCATCCGCCTCGAGGTGAAGGTGCACATCGTGACGGGCGCGGTGAGCGCCGCGCAGAACATCGTCAAGTGCGTGCGCCGCTGCGGGCTCGAAGTGAACGACCTGATCCTGCAGCCGCTCGCATCGTCGCTCGCGGTGCTGACGGAAGACGAGAAGGATCTCGGCGTCGTACTCGTCGACATCGGCGGCGGCACGACCGACATCGCGATCTTCGCGGAAGGCGCGATCCGCCATACGGCGGTGATTCCGATCGCGGGCGACCAGATCACGAGCGACATCGCGATGGCGCTGCGCACGCCGACGCCCGATGCGGAAGACATCAAGGTCGGCTACGGGATCGCGAAGCAGGCGCTCGCTGATCCGGACGAGATGGTCGAAGTGCCGGGCCTCGGCGAACGCGGTCCGCGCACGCTGTCGCGGCAGGCGCTCGCGGCCGTCATCGAGCCGCGCGTCGAGGAGCTGTTCTCGCTCGTGCAGCAGGTCGTGCGCGAGTCCGGTTACGAAGAGTTACTCAGTTCCGGTGTTGTGCTGACAGGCGGTGCTGCGATGATGCCCGGCATGGTCGAGCTAGGCGAAGACATATTCCTGAAGCCGGTGCGCATCGGCGCGCCGGAATACGCGGGCGGCCTCGCGGACGTCGTGCGCAATCCGCGCTATTCGACGGCGATGGGCCTGCTCGTCGAAGGCAGTGCTCAGCGGATGCGCGGCCGCAAGGTCGCCGTGCAATCCGGTTCCGCGGGACAGATCTTCTCGCGGATGAAGGAGTGGTTCCTGAGCAATTTTTAA
- the ftsZ gene encoding cell division protein FtsZ: MEFEMLETETNGTIIKVIGVGGAGGNAVQHMINKGVQGVDFIVMNTDAQALSRARAPSVIQLGNTGLGAGAKPEMGRAAAEEARERIADALRGAHMVFITAGMGGGTGTGAAPVVAQIAKEMGILTVGVVSKPFEFEGGKRMRVAEAGSQQLEDHVDSLIVVLNDKLFEVMGDDAEMDKCFQCADDVLNNAVAGIAEIINVDGLVNVDFEDVKTVMGEQGKAMMGTATVAGVDRARLAAEQAVASPLLEGVDLSGARGVLVNITSSRSLRLSETREVMNTIKSYAADDATVIFGAVYDDAMGDALRVTVVATGLGRAAKKQQSAPMTLLRTGTDNQPVGAVSHGYASSHHVNTGDYGAFDTPAVWRNSRETAASHVQALQEKGVDTYDIPAFLRKQAD; encoded by the coding sequence ATGGAATTCGAAATGCTGGAAACCGAGACCAACGGCACGATCATCAAGGTGATCGGCGTTGGCGGCGCAGGTGGCAACGCGGTGCAGCACATGATCAACAAAGGCGTGCAGGGCGTCGATTTCATCGTGATGAACACCGACGCACAGGCGTTGTCGCGCGCGCGTGCGCCGTCCGTGATCCAGCTTGGCAACACCGGCCTCGGCGCCGGCGCGAAGCCGGAAATGGGCCGTGCGGCGGCCGAAGAAGCGCGCGAGCGCATCGCCGACGCGCTGCGCGGCGCGCACATGGTGTTCATCACGGCCGGCATGGGCGGTGGCACCGGCACGGGCGCGGCTCCGGTCGTCGCGCAGATCGCGAAGGAAATGGGCATTCTGACCGTCGGCGTCGTCAGCAAGCCGTTCGAGTTCGAAGGCGGCAAGCGCATGCGCGTTGCGGAAGCAGGTTCGCAGCAACTGGAGGATCACGTCGACTCGCTGATCGTCGTCCTGAACGACAAGCTGTTCGAGGTGATGGGCGACGACGCCGAGATGGACAAGTGCTTCCAGTGTGCTGACGACGTGCTCAACAACGCGGTCGCGGGCATTGCCGAGATCATCAACGTCGACGGTCTCGTGAACGTCGACTTCGAAGACGTGAAGACGGTGATGGGCGAGCAGGGCAAGGCGATGATGGGCACGGCGACGGTTGCCGGCGTCGATCGTGCGCGTCTTGCGGCCGAGCAGGCGGTCGCGAGCCCGCTGCTCGAAGGCGTCGATCTGTCGGGCGCGCGCGGCGTGCTTGTCAACATCACGTCGAGCCGTTCGCTGCGTCTGTCGGAAACGCGCGAAGTGATGAACACGATCAAGAGCTACGCGGCCGACGACGCGACCGTGATCTTCGGTGCTGTGTACGATGACGCGATGGGCGATGCGCTGCGCGTGACGGTCGTCGCGACGGGCTTGGGCCGCGCGGCGAAGAAGCAGCAGTCCGCGCCGATGACGCTCCTGCGCACCGGCACGGACAACCAGCCGGTCGGCGCGGTGTCGCACGGCTACGCGTCTTCGCATCACGTGAACACGGGCGATTACGGCGCGTTCGACACGCCGGCCGTGTGGCGCAATTCGCGCGAGACGGCTGCATCGCACGTGCAGGCGCTGCAGGAGAAGGGTGTCGACACGTACGACATCCCGGCATTCCTGCGCAAGCAGGCCGACTGA
- a CDS encoding peroxiredoxin — protein sequence MIQVGDTLPDAELFEYLDDARAGCTLGPNAFSVREQTAGRRVVIFGLPGAFTPTCSAQHVPGYVVHAEQLRSAGIDEIWCVAVNDAFVMGAWGRDLHTAGKVRMMADGSAAFTHALGLTQDLSARGMGVRSRRYAMVIDDGVVKTLFVEAPGKFEVSDAASVLASLTR from the coding sequence ATGATTCAAGTGGGCGACACGCTGCCCGACGCGGAGCTCTTCGAGTATCTCGACGATGCGCGCGCGGGCTGCACGCTGGGGCCGAACGCCTTCAGCGTGCGCGAGCAGACGGCGGGTAGGCGCGTGGTGATCTTCGGATTGCCGGGCGCGTTCACGCCGACCTGCTCGGCGCAGCATGTGCCGGGTTACGTCGTGCATGCCGAGCAATTGCGCTCGGCGGGTATCGACGAGATCTGGTGCGTTGCCGTCAACGACGCATTCGTGATGGGCGCTTGGGGACGCGATCTGCACACCGCGGGCAAGGTGCGCATGATGGCGGACGGCAGCGCGGCTTTCACTCATGCGCTGGGACTGACGCAGGACCTGTCGGCGCGTGGCATGGGGGTGCGCTCCCGACGCTACGCGATGGTGATCGACGATGGCGTGGTCAAGACGCTATTCGTCGAAGCGCCGGGCAAGTTCGAAGTCAGCGATGCGGCAAGCGTGCTGGCGAGTTTGACGCGCTGA
- the lpxC gene encoding UDP-3-O-acyl-N-acetylglucosamine deacetylase, whose product MLKQRTIKSVVKTVGIGLHSGRKVELTLRPAAPGTGIVFSRVDLPTPVDIPASALSIGDTRLASVLQKDGARVSTVEHLMSACAGLGIDNLYVDVTAEEIPIMDGSAASFVFLIQSAGIEEQNAAKKFIKVTKPVEIRDGDKFARLDPYFGFKLKFTIDFRHPAVDKTGQELEVDFANTSYVREIARARTFGFAHEVEMMRELGLARGGSMDNAIVLDEYRILNNDGLRYDDEFVKHKMLDAIGDLYVVGHPLLASYTAYKSGHGLNNALLRELLAHEDAYEIVTFDDPKAAPTGFGFDAQTAFA is encoded by the coding sequence ATGTTGAAGCAGCGCACCATCAAATCGGTCGTCAAGACCGTCGGCATCGGCCTGCATTCCGGCCGCAAGGTCGAACTGACGCTTCGACCCGCAGCGCCCGGCACGGGCATCGTGTTCTCGCGCGTCGATCTGCCGACGCCCGTCGACATCCCGGCTTCGGCGCTGTCGATCGGCGACACGCGGCTTGCGTCCGTGCTGCAGAAGGACGGCGCGCGCGTGTCGACGGTCGAGCACCTGATGTCGGCGTGCGCGGGCCTCGGCATCGACAACCTCTACGTCGACGTGACGGCTGAGGAAATCCCGATCATGGACGGCAGCGCAGCTTCGTTCGTGTTCCTGATCCAGTCGGCCGGCATCGAAGAGCAGAACGCGGCGAAGAAGTTCATCAAGGTGACGAAGCCCGTCGAGATCCGCGACGGCGACAAGTTCGCCCGCCTCGATCCGTACTTCGGCTTCAAGCTCAAGTTCACGATCGATTTCCGCCACCCGGCCGTCGACAAGACGGGCCAGGAGCTCGAGGTCGATTTCGCGAATACGTCGTACGTGCGCGAGATCGCGCGTGCGCGCACTTTCGGCTTCGCGCACGAGGTCGAGATGATGCGCGAGCTCGGGCTCGCGCGCGGCGGCAGCATGGACAACGCGATCGTGCTCGACGAGTACCGCATCCTGAACAACGACGGGCTGCGTTACGACGACGAGTTCGTGAAGCACAAGATGCTCGACGCGATCGGTGACCTGTACGTGGTCGGTCATCCGCTCCTCGCGTCGTACACGGCATACAAGTCGGGCCACGGGCTGAACAACGCGCTCCTGCGCGAACTGCTCGCGCACGAGGACGCGTACGAAATCGTCACGTTCGACGATCCGAAGGCGGCGCCGACGGGCTTCGGCTTCGACGCGCAGACGGCGTTCGCGTGA
- a CDS encoding DUF721 domain-containing protein, with the protein MNRPPKQFRPNDWSRPQAAADVLKRTDAFAALHAGVEQVAALQRDLTALLPDYLANHVEPGFIKDGTLTLFAAHNALAARLRQVEPRLLSELQVRGWAVAALKVRVRPQPAPEPPRVKQARMSAAGTDALRQLADTLEPSPLQSALARMAARHTKAPR; encoded by the coding sequence ATGAACCGACCGCCGAAGCAATTTCGTCCCAACGACTGGTCGCGGCCGCAAGCCGCCGCCGACGTCCTCAAGCGCACCGACGCGTTTGCCGCGCTGCACGCAGGCGTCGAGCAAGTCGCGGCGCTGCAGCGGGATCTCACCGCATTGCTCCCCGATTATCTGGCGAATCACGTCGAGCCGGGCTTCATCAAGGACGGCACGCTCACGCTGTTCGCCGCGCACAACGCGCTCGCCGCACGGCTGCGGCAGGTCGAACCGCGGCTCCTGTCCGAGCTGCAGGTGCGCGGCTGGGCCGTGGCTGCACTGAAGGTGCGCGTGCGCCCGCAGCCCGCCCCCGAACCGCCGCGCGTCAAGCAAGCGCGGATGTCGGCAGCCGGCACCGACGCACTGCGTCAGCTCGCAGACACGCTCGAGCCGTCGCCGCTGCAAAGCGCACTCGCGCGGATGGCTGCGCGTCACACGAAAGCACCTCGCTAA
- the secA gene encoding preprotein translocase subunit SecA encodes MTTGFLQKIFGSRNQRLVKQYQKTVVAINALETQIETLTDDQLRGKTGEFRQRIAAGEALDKLLPEAFAVCREASRRVLKMRHFDVQLIGGMVLHYGKIAEMRTGEGKTLVATLAAYLNALAGRGVHVVTVNDYLAQRDAEWMGRLYNFLGLSVGINLSGMEHDQKQEAYAADITYGTNNEFGFDYLRDNMVYETDARVQRPLNFAVVDEVDSILIDEARTPLIISGQAEDHTELYVRMNALPPLLERQIGEEKADGTGVEKPGDYTLDEKGRQVFLTESGHEKAERMLAEWGLIGDGESLYAPQNITLMHHVYAALRAHTLFHRDQHYVVQNDEVIIVDEFTGRLMPGRRWSDGLHQAVEAKEHVKIQSENQTLASITFQNYFRMYAKLSGMTGTADTEAYEFNEIYGLETVVIPTNRPPKRLDKQDQIYKTAKERYDAVIRDIRECYERGQPVLVGTTSIENSELLSHLLKQAGLPHEVLNAKQHAREAAIVAEAGRPKRITIATNMAGRGTDIVLGGNAEKQAAFIEADESIPADDKARRIQKLHDEWETLHEQVKAAGGLHIIGTERHESRRIDNQLRGRAGRQGDPGSSRFYLSLEDPLLRIFAGDRVRAIMERLKMPEGEAIEAGIVTRSIESAQRKVEARNFDIRKQLLEYDDVANDQRKVIYQQRNELLEAHDIAETIGAMRHGVMSEVVRQFVPAGSIEEQWDLPELEEALRNDWQLDLAIQEMVNESSSINADEILDAVTTAADEHYEAKVALVGRESFSAFERSIMLQTLDRLWREHLAALDHLRQGIHLRGYAQKNPKQEYKREAFELFAAMLDAVKQEVTRIVMNVQIQSPEQLEEAAEQIEEQGGHLENVEFQHADFAAAAGAGGVAVADAAAEMVGHAMSHSGPAGEVPRVGRNDPCPCGSGKKYKHCHGKLN; translated from the coding sequence ATGACAACCGGTTTTCTTCAGAAAATTTTTGGCAGCCGCAATCAGCGGCTCGTCAAGCAATACCAAAAGACCGTCGTGGCGATCAATGCGCTCGAAACGCAGATCGAGACGCTGACGGACGACCAGTTGCGCGGCAAGACAGGGGAGTTTCGTCAGCGCATCGCGGCCGGCGAAGCACTCGACAAGCTGCTGCCCGAAGCGTTCGCCGTGTGCCGCGAAGCGAGCCGCCGCGTGCTGAAGATGCGCCACTTCGACGTGCAGCTGATCGGCGGGATGGTGCTGCATTACGGCAAGATCGCCGAAATGCGCACGGGCGAAGGCAAGACGCTCGTCGCGACGCTCGCCGCGTACCTGAATGCGCTCGCGGGCCGCGGCGTGCACGTCGTGACGGTCAACGACTACCTCGCGCAGCGCGACGCCGAGTGGATGGGGCGGCTCTACAACTTCCTCGGGCTGTCGGTCGGCATCAACCTGTCGGGGATGGAGCACGACCAGAAGCAGGAGGCGTACGCAGCCGACATCACGTACGGCACGAACAACGAATTCGGCTTCGACTACCTGCGCGACAACATGGTCTACGAGACCGATGCGCGCGTGCAGCGGCCGCTCAACTTCGCGGTCGTCGACGAAGTCGACTCGATCCTCATCGACGAAGCGCGCACGCCGCTCATCATCTCGGGCCAGGCGGAAGACCACACCGAGCTGTACGTGCGGATGAATGCGCTGCCGCCGCTCCTCGAACGTCAGATCGGCGAAGAGAAAGCGGACGGCACGGGCGTCGAGAAGCCGGGCGACTACACGCTCGACGAGAAGGGCCGCCAGGTGTTCCTGACCGAGTCGGGCCACGAGAAGGCCGAACGGATGCTCGCCGAATGGGGCCTCATCGGCGACGGCGAGAGCCTCTACGCGCCGCAGAACATCACGCTGATGCACCACGTGTATGCGGCGCTGCGCGCGCACACGCTGTTCCATCGCGATCAGCACTACGTCGTGCAGAACGACGAAGTGATCATCGTCGACGAATTCACGGGCCGCCTGATGCCGGGCCGCCGCTGGTCCGACGGTCTCCATCAGGCGGTCGAGGCGAAGGAGCACGTGAAGATCCAGAGCGAGAACCAGACGCTCGCGTCGATCACGTTCCAGAACTACTTCCGGATGTACGCGAAGCTCTCGGGCATGACCGGGACGGCGGACACCGAAGCGTACGAATTCAACGAGATCTACGGCCTCGAGACGGTCGTGATCCCGACCAACCGGCCGCCTAAGCGGCTCGACAAGCAGGACCAGATCTACAAGACCGCGAAGGAACGCTACGACGCGGTGATCCGCGACATCCGCGAATGCTACGAGCGCGGCCAGCCGGTGCTCGTCGGCACGACGTCGATCGAGAACTCGGAGCTGCTGTCGCACCTGCTCAAGCAGGCGGGCCTGCCGCATGAAGTGCTGAACGCGAAGCAGCATGCGCGCGAAGCGGCGATCGTTGCCGAAGCGGGCCGGCCGAAGCGCATCACGATCGCGACGAACATGGCGGGCCGCGGCACCGACATCGTGCTCGGCGGCAACGCCGAGAAGCAGGCCGCGTTCATCGAGGCCGACGAATCGATTCCGGCCGACGACAAGGCGCGCCGGATCCAGAAACTGCATGACGAGTGGGAAACGTTGCACGAACAGGTGAAGGCCGCAGGCGGCCTGCACATCATCGGCACCGAGCGTCACGAATCGCGCCGGATCGACAATCAGCTGCGCGGCCGCGCGGGCCGTCAGGGCGATCCGGGCTCGTCGCGCTTCTATCTGTCGCTCGAGGATCCGCTCCTGCGCATCTTCGCGGGCGACCGCGTGCGCGCGATCATGGAGCGCCTGAAGATGCCGGAGGGCGAGGCGATCGAGGCGGGCATCGTCACGCGTTCGATCGAGTCGGCGCAGCGCAAGGTCGAGGCGCGCAACTTCGACATCCGCAAGCAGTTGCTCGAATACGACGACGTCGCGAACGATCAGCGCAAGGTGATCTATCAGCAACGCAACGAGCTGCTCGAGGCGCACGACATCGCCGAGACGATCGGCGCGATGCGGCACGGCGTGATGTCGGAAGTGGTTCGCCAGTTCGTGCCGGCGGGCAGCATCGAAGAGCAGTGGGATCTTCCGGAGCTCGAAGAGGCGCTGCGCAACGACTGGCAGCTCGATCTCGCGATCCAGGAAATGGTGAACGAGTCGTCGTCGATCAATGCGGACGAGATTCTCGACGCCGTCACGACGGCGGCCGACGAGCACTACGAAGCGAAGGTCGCGCTGGTCGGCCGCGAGTCGTTCAGCGCGTTCGAGCGCTCGATCATGCTGCAGACGCTCGACCGCCTGTGGCGCGAGCATCTCGCGGCGCTCGATCATCTGCGCCAGGGCATCCACCTGCGCGGCTACGCGCAGAAGAACCCGAAGCAGGAATACAAGCGCGAGGCGTTCGAACTATTCGCGGCGATGCTCGACGCGGTGAAGCAGGAAGTCACGCGGATCGTGATGAACGTGCAGATCCAGTCGCCCGAGCAGCTGGAGGAAGCGGCCGAGCAGATAGAGGAGCAGGGTGGTCATCTCGAGAACGTCGAATTCCAGCACGCCGATTTCGCGGCAGCGGCGGGCGCGGGCGGCGTGGCGGTCGCGGATGCGGCGGCCGAGATGGTCGGCCACGCGATGAGCCACAGCGGCCCGGCGGGCGAAGTGCCGCGGGTCGGCCGCAACGATCCGTGCCCGTGCGGCAGCGGCAAGAAGTACAAGCACTGTCACGGCAAGCTGAACTGA
- the argJ gene encoding bifunctional glutamate N-acetyltransferase/amino-acid acetyltransferase ArgJ, whose protein sequence is MAVNFPSIDPAQLHSVAGVTLGWAEANIRKPNRKDVLVVSVDEGATVSGVFTENRFCAAPVTVCREHLAKVRAGGAGIRALVVNTGNANAGTGEPGLAHARETCVALASLAGIAPEQVLPFSTGVILEPLPIDRLKAGLPAALANRAAAHWYDAAQSIMTTDTLPKAASRQVTIDGHTITLTGISKGAGMIKPNMATMLGFLAFDAKVAQPVLDALVKDVADRSFNCITVDGDTSTNDSFILIASGKASLPEIASADSPAYAALRDAVTAVAQTLAQLIVRDGEGATKFMTVKVEGGKSVAECRQIAYAIGHSPLVKTAFYASDPNLGRILAAIGYAGVADLDVGKIDLYLDDVLVAKAGGRNPAYLEEDGQRVMKQSEIAIRVLLGRGDAQATIWTCDLSHDYVSINADYRS, encoded by the coding sequence ATGGCTGTCAATTTTCCCTCGATCGATCCCGCGCAGTTGCATTCCGTCGCCGGCGTGACGCTCGGCTGGGCGGAGGCGAACATTCGCAAGCCGAACCGCAAGGATGTGCTCGTCGTCTCCGTCGACGAAGGCGCGACCGTGTCGGGCGTGTTCACCGAGAACCGTTTCTGCGCGGCGCCCGTGACGGTCTGCCGCGAGCATCTGGCGAAGGTGCGCGCGGGCGGCGCAGGCATTCGCGCGCTCGTCGTCAACACGGGCAACGCGAACGCAGGCACGGGCGAGCCGGGTCTCGCGCATGCGCGCGAGACCTGCGTGGCGCTCGCGAGCCTTGCGGGCATCGCGCCCGAGCAGGTGCTGCCGTTCTCGACGGGCGTGATCCTCGAGCCGCTGCCGATCGACCGCCTGAAGGCCGGCCTCCCCGCCGCGCTCGCGAACCGCGCGGCCGCGCACTGGTACGACGCCGCGCAGTCGATCATGACGACGGACACGCTGCCGAAGGCGGCATCGCGCCAGGTGACGATCGACGGCCACACGATCACGCTGACGGGCATCAGCAAGGGCGCCGGGATGATCAAGCCGAACATGGCGACGATGCTCGGCTTCCTCGCGTTCGACGCGAAGGTCGCGCAGCCGGTGCTCGACGCGCTCGTGAAGGACGTCGCGGACCGCTCGTTCAATTGCATCACGGTCGACGGCGACACGTCGACCAACGACTCGTTCATCCTGATCGCGTCGGGCAAGGCGAGCCTGCCCGAGATTGCGTCGGCCGATTCGCCCGCCTACGCGGCGCTGCGCGACGCGGTGACCGCAGTCGCCCAGACGCTCGCGCAACTGATCGTGCGCGACGGCGAAGGCGCGACGAAATTCATGACGGTGAAGGTCGAAGGCGGCAAGAGCGTCGCCGAGTGCCGCCAGATCGCGTACGCGATCGGCCACTCCCCGCTCGTGAAGACGGCGTTCTACGCGTCGGACCCGAACCTCGGCCGGATTCTCGCGGCGATCGGCTACGCGGGCGTCGCGGACCTCGACGTCGGCAAGATCGATCTGTATCTCGACGACGTGCTCGTCGCGAAGGCGGGCGGCCGCAATCCCGCGTATCTGGAAGAGGACGGCCAGCGCGTGATGAAGCAAAGCGAGATTGCGATCCGCGTGCTGCTCGGCCGCGGCGACGCGCAAGCGACGATCTGGACTTGCGATTTGTCGCACGATTACGTGAGCATCAACGCCGACTATCGTTCGTAA
- a CDS encoding ATP-binding protein, with amino-acid sequence MDPLEQFLIRAEALLGRLEAILPPPPSAIDWTSAFAFRWRKRQGRGYLQPVAARSMIALDDLRNIDRQKALIEQNTRQFVNRKPANNVLLTGARGTGKSSLIKACLNAYAADGLRLIEVDKEDLHDLGDIVELISARPERFIVFCDDLSFEEGESGYKALKVALDGSVAAQSDNVLIYATSNRRHLLPEYMSDNETYKHLPDGEIHPGEVVEEKISLSERFGLWVSFYPFKQDDYLTIVGHWLKHFGCDDAEIDTARGDALVWALERGSRSGRVAWQFARDRAGRKENA; translated from the coding sequence ATGGACCCACTCGAGCAGTTCCTCATCCGCGCCGAAGCGCTGCTTGGGCGCCTCGAAGCGATTCTTCCGCCGCCGCCGTCGGCAATCGACTGGACGTCCGCGTTCGCGTTTCGCTGGCGCAAGCGCCAGGGACGCGGCTATCTGCAGCCGGTCGCCGCGCGTTCGATGATCGCGCTCGACGATCTGCGGAACATCGATCGGCAGAAGGCGCTGATCGAGCAGAACACGCGTCAGTTCGTGAACAGGAAGCCCGCGAACAACGTGCTGCTGACGGGCGCGCGCGGCACCGGCAAGTCGTCGCTGATCAAGGCGTGCCTGAACGCCTACGCGGCGGACGGGCTGCGGCTCATCGAAGTCGACAAGGAAGATCTGCACGATCTGGGCGACATCGTCGAGCTGATCTCCGCGCGTCCCGAGCGCTTCATCGTGTTCTGCGACGATCTGTCGTTCGAAGAGGGCGAATCGGGCTACAAGGCGCTCAAGGTCGCGCTCGACGGGTCGGTCGCCGCGCAGTCCGACAACGTGCTGATCTATGCGACGTCGAACCGCCGCCATCTGCTGCCCGAGTACATGAGCGACAACGAGACGTACAAGCATCTGCCGGACGGCGAGATCCATCCGGGCGAGGTCGTCGAGGAGAAGATCTCGCTGTCGGAACGCTTCGGCCTGTGGGTCAGCTTCTATCCGTTCAAGCAGGACGACTATCTGACGATCGTCGGCCACTGGCTCAAGCATTTCGGCTGCGACGACGCCGAGATCGATACGGCGCGCGGCGACGCGCTCGTCTGGGCGCTCGAGCGCGGCTCGCGCTCCGGCCGGGTCGCATGGCAGTTCGCGCGCGATCGCGCGGGCCGCAAGGAGAACGCATGA
- a CDS encoding NUDIX domain-containing protein translates to MSIEVSNDAAPAGAARKVTEVAVGVLVQPDGRYLLAQRLLGKPYEGYWEFPGGKLEAGESVEAALARELHEELGIVVTECHRWHTLEHDYPHAYVRLYFCKVTGWTGEPHSREGQAFVWQRLPVDVAPLLPAALPVLELLAREQGGEQQ, encoded by the coding sequence ATGAGTATCGAAGTATCGAACGACGCGGCGCCGGCCGGCGCCGCCCGCAAGGTGACCGAGGTCGCGGTCGGCGTGCTGGTGCAGCCGGACGGCCGCTATCTGCTCGCGCAGCGTCTGCTCGGCAAGCCTTATGAGGGTTACTGGGAGTTCCCGGGCGGCAAGCTCGAGGCGGGCGAGAGCGTCGAAGCGGCGCTCGCCCGCGAACTGCACGAGGAGCTCGGCATCGTCGTGACCGAATGCCATCGCTGGCATACGCTTGAGCACGACTATCCGCACGCGTACGTTCGCCTGTATTTCTGCAAGGTGACGGGCTGGACGGGCGAGCCGCATAGCCGCGAAGGGCAGGCGTTCGTCTGGCAGCGTCTGCCCGTCGACGTCGCGCCGCTGCTGCCCGCGGCGCTGCCCGTGCTCGAACTGCTCGCGCGCGAGCAGGGCGGCGAGCAGCAATAA
- a CDS encoding DNA gyrase inhibitor YacG produces the protein MVTVVKCPSCGKEVRWTPENRFRPFCSARCKQLDLGAWAAEKYRIGGTDDEAPSDDDAGHREDGGRG, from the coding sequence ATGGTTACCGTCGTGAAATGCCCGTCTTGCGGCAAGGAAGTCCGCTGGACGCCCGAAAACCGTTTCCGCCCGTTCTGTTCCGCCCGCTGCAAGCAGCTCGATCTCGGTGCCTGGGCAGCCGAGAAGTACAGGATCGGCGGAACGGATGACGAAGCGCCGTCCGACGACGACGCAGGCCATCGGGAAGACGGCGGCCGCGGCTGA